A DNA window from Ictalurus furcatus strain D&B chromosome 22, Billie_1.0, whole genome shotgun sequence contains the following coding sequences:
- the LOC128625483 gene encoding uncharacterized protein LOC128625483 isoform X2: protein MVHFTTLPLFLCTVGLISETLCSLTLEAEDGDNVTIWCQHDLKHPDKIFWFKHTSDSVPLLLGCKQFFTSAPSQTCYFFTESERIVMSVHGKSTSLTITAVNVSDTGLYYCSFRQLDQMNFSNSTSLQVKGIFPVLQDPDCSSVFFMLNAVFGAVIVILLGVLIFIILKHRKTHRDENTDRLDNEEQEPDWMNYAGLQITNKKTKSTGRDGEIVDQHVLYSTIRQ, encoded by the exons ATGGTTCACTTTACGACTTTGCCTTTGTTTCTCTGCACCGTTG GTTTGATCTCAGAGACTCTGTGCTCTTTAACTCTGGAGGCAGAAGATGGAGATAACGTCACTATTTGGTGCCAACATGACCTGAAACATCCAGATAAAATATTCTGGTTTAAACACACAAGTGATTCAGTTCCACTTCTTCTTGGGTGTAAACAGTTTTTTACATCAGCTCCATCACAAACATGTTACTTCTTTACTGAAAGTGAGAGAATAGTGATGTCTGTTCATGGCAAGAGCACGTCTCTCACAATCACTGCAGTAAACGTCTCTGATACAGGACTGTATTACTGCAGCTTCAGGCAGCTCGACCAAATGAACTTCAGCAACTCGACCTCTTTACAGGTGAAAG GAATTTTTCCAGTTCTCCAAGATCCAGACTGTTCTTCTGTGTTCTTCATGCTGAATGCGGTGTTTGGTGCCGTGATCGTGATTCTTCTCGGTGTCCTGATCTTCATCATACTGaagcacagaaaaacacacagag ATGAGAACACTGACAGACTAGACAATGAG GAACAGGAGCCTGATTGGATGAATTACGCAGGTCTACAGATCACTAATAAGAAAACCAAGAGCACAGGGAGAGATGGTGAAATAGTAGATCAACATGTTTTATATTCTACTATACGACAATAA
- the LOC128625483 gene encoding uncharacterized protein LOC128625483 isoform X1, whose amino-acid sequence MVHFTTLPLFLCTVGLISETLCSLTLEAEDGDNVTIWCQHDLKHPDKIFWFKHTSDSVPLLLGCKQFFTSAPSQTCYFFTESERIVMSVHGKSTSLTITAVNVSDTGLYYCSFRQLDQMNFSNSTSLQVKGIFPVLQDPDCSSVFFMLNAVFGAVIVILLGVLIFIILKHRKTHRDIGLCDKDSDENTDRLDNEEQEPDWMNYAGLQITNKKTKSTGRDGEIVDQHVLYSTIRQ is encoded by the exons ATGGTTCACTTTACGACTTTGCCTTTGTTTCTCTGCACCGTTG GTTTGATCTCAGAGACTCTGTGCTCTTTAACTCTGGAGGCAGAAGATGGAGATAACGTCACTATTTGGTGCCAACATGACCTGAAACATCCAGATAAAATATTCTGGTTTAAACACACAAGTGATTCAGTTCCACTTCTTCTTGGGTGTAAACAGTTTTTTACATCAGCTCCATCACAAACATGTTACTTCTTTACTGAAAGTGAGAGAATAGTGATGTCTGTTCATGGCAAGAGCACGTCTCTCACAATCACTGCAGTAAACGTCTCTGATACAGGACTGTATTACTGCAGCTTCAGGCAGCTCGACCAAATGAACTTCAGCAACTCGACCTCTTTACAGGTGAAAG GAATTTTTCCAGTTCTCCAAGATCCAGACTGTTCTTCTGTGTTCTTCATGCTGAATGCGGTGTTTGGTGCCGTGATCGTGATTCTTCTCGGTGTCCTGATCTTCATCATACTGaagcacagaaaaacacacagag ACATTGGCCTTTGTGACAAGGACAGTG ATGAGAACACTGACAGACTAGACAATGAG GAACAGGAGCCTGATTGGATGAATTACGCAGGTCTACAGATCACTAATAAGAAAACCAAGAGCACAGGGAGAGATGGTGAAATAGTAGATCAACATGTTTTATATTCTACTATACGACAATAA